In Elaeis guineensis isolate ETL-2024a chromosome 1, EG11, whole genome shotgun sequence, a genomic segment contains:
- the LOC105034857 gene encoding uncharacterized protein: MSPASKSKSKTRAAKEQQKVSSKPSSATANGGNGVPAGAYNPVLGTFHTLETTPSASLPATHSNGRFRTIDETEEHSSSSHGTGGEFDSASNNGSCSGESEDQKEKTTSATPSIEPVPGCDTDKRDKIRQKNERKHQRQRERRAQELHERCSGYLMSRKLETLSQQLVQMGFSSESATMALIQNEGRLEESVAWLFEVGEERKQEVATNLEGGVNLKIDISDELAKIADMEVRFKFTKQEVERAVVACEGDLEKAEETLKAQKQEPAPSPPKLEESGDLAAVSSSNHKMAMSVQSPAIRTQVKGIALAAAQQLRRDERDFNYAKSAATGVVSQESANRNLQSSRRPQPKLAPLEKRWSSTSSAPSVSFSASPLQAAIPSNKPEARYVMAGNEVNANLQAGTLREPVIVMQRLQSVNVKQSIPSTSLCISASQPASAGWYSNGVPSMEVMKVANGGLAHSLSSLGLNGSCPQQFVPQTHFQTFVSSPLESGAMGWAGSWNSIGTSSSSLAVPSSLGLFTGWGSSGSSASTPVDWSTGGSTARDYASIDWTLDLALLRPSVKSERLSDTWATMSMGGKVARPVVNDSGVFGSQYGSLASDPTSSAGSHEWTSPFAGKDLFRVPRQFVTSPSL; this comes from the coding sequence ATGTCTCCAGCTTCCAAATCCAAGTCTAAGACAAGGGCAGCTAAGGAACAGCAGAAGGTTTCATCAAAACCCTCATCTGCTACAGCTAATGGTGGTAATGGTGTTCCTGCGGGTGCATATAATCCAGTTTTGGGTACTTTCCATACCCTTGAAACAACACCGTCAGCCTCTTTGCCTGCAACCCATAGCAACGGTCGGTTCAGAACTATAGATGAAACAGAGGAGCATTCTAGCAGTTCACATGGCACTGGAGGAGAGTTTGACTCGGCGTCCAACAATGGTAGCTGCTCTGGTGAGTCAGAAGACCAGAAAGAGAAGACGACTAGTGCTACACCTAGCATAGAGCCTGTTCCAGGTTGCGACACTGATAAGCGTGACAAGATTCGGCAGAAGAATGAGAGGAAGCACCAACGCCAGAGGGAGAGGCGGGCCCAGGAGCTACATGAGCGCTGTAGTGGGTATCTTATGTCTAGGAAACTAGAGACACTTTCTCAGCAGCTTGTGCAAATGGGTTTTTCCTCAGAAAGTGCTACCATGGCTCTTATTCAAAATGAAGGTCGTCTTGAGGAGTCTGTTGCATGGCTCTTTGAAGTGGGTGAAGAAAGAAAACAGGAGGTTGCAACAAACTTGGAAGGCGGAGTTAACTTGAAAATTGATATTTCTGATGAACTTGCTAAGATTGCAGATATGGAGGTAAGATTCAAGTTCACAAAGCAGGAGGTTGAAAGGGCTGTTGTTGCATGTGAGGGTGATTTGGAGAAGGCTGAAGAAACCTTGAAGGCACAGAAACAAGAACCAGCACCTTCTCCGCCAAAGTTGGAAGAATCAGGTGATCTTGCTGCTGTTAGTAGTTCTAATCATAAAATGGCCATGTCTGTTCAGAGCCCAGCTATAAGAACTCAAGTGAAGGGAATTGCTTTggctgctgcccagcaactaagAAGAGATGAAAGAGATTTTAACTATGCAAAGTCAGCGGCAACTGGAGTGGTGTCTCAGGAATCTGCAAACAGAAATTTGCAGTCTTCGAGAAGGCCACAACCGAAGCTAGCTCCCTTGGAGAAGAGATGGTCGAGCACCAGCTCTGCTCCATCTGTTTCATTTTCGGCATCTCCGTTGCAAGCTGCAATCCCCTCAAACAAGCCAGAAGCACGCTATGTGATGGCTGGAAATGAAGTTAACGCAAACTTACAGGCAGGAACACTGAGAGAGCCAGTCATCGTGATGCAGCGTCTGCAATCTGTCAATGTGAAGCAAAGTATCCCATCCACAAGTCTTTGTATCAGTGCCTCACAACCAGCTTCCGCAGGATGGTATTCGAATGGAGTGCCCAGCATGGAGGTGATGAAGGTGGCCAATGGGGGCTTGGCGCACAGCTTATCCTCCTTGGGTTTGAATGGCTCTTGTCCTCAGCAATTTGTTCCCCAGACCCATTTCCAAACTTTTGTTTCGAGCCCTTTGGAGTCTGGTGCAATGGGATGGGCTGGTTCATGGAACTCTATAGGGACATCATCTTCATCGTTGGCTGTTCCATCTTCACTTGGGCTGTTCACTGGGTGGGGTTCTTCCGGGTCTTCGGCATCAACACCTGTCGATTGGAGTACTGGTGGATCAACAGCTCGTGACTACGCATCTATAGACTGGACCCTGGATCTGGCACTCTTGAGGCCATCTGTAAAGAGTGAGAGGTTATCTGATACATGGGCAACCATGTCTATGGGTGGGAAAGTTGCAAGGCCAGTCGTGAACGATAGTGGTGTCTTTGGGTCGCAGTATGGTAGCCTTGCATCAGACCCCACATCCTCTGCTGGATCTCATGAGTGGACCTCCCCTTTTGCAGGGAAGGACCTCTTTAGGGTACCCAGGCAATTTGTTACATCCCCCTCCCTGTAG